A genomic stretch from Sphingobacterium sp. ML3W includes:
- a CDS encoding aspartate-semialdehyde dehydrogenase, with amino-acid sequence MKVAVVGATGLVGTEMLTVLAARNFPVTELIPVASERSKGKEIEFKGKKYKVVTPSEAIALKPDVALFSAGGDTSKEFAPKFAEAGITVIDNSSAWRMDPTKKLVVPEVNGDVLSADDKIIANPNCSTIQMVVALKPLHDKYKIKRVVVSTYQSVTGTGVKAVNQLMDERAGKEGEKAYPYQIDLNVIPHIDVFQENGYTKEEMKMILETNKIMRDDSIKVTATTVRIPVMGGHSESLNIEFENDFDLNDVRAALAAQSGCIVVDDPATLQYPMPKDAHGRDEVFVGRIRRDESQPNTLNMWVVADNLRKGAATNAVQVAELLAEKGLI; translated from the coding sequence ATGAAAGTGGCAGTAGTCGGCGCAACAGGCCTTGTAGGTACTGAGATGCTAACCGTGTTGGCGGCGCGAAATTTCCCAGTAACAGAATTGATTCCAGTAGCTTCAGAGCGTAGCAAGGGTAAGGAAATTGAATTCAAGGGAAAGAAGTATAAGGTGGTTACACCATCTGAGGCTATTGCTTTGAAACCTGATGTTGCATTGTTCTCCGCTGGAGGTGATACATCTAAAGAATTTGCACCAAAATTTGCAGAAGCTGGAATTACAGTTATTGACAATTCTTCAGCATGGCGTATGGATCCGACCAAGAAATTGGTCGTTCCAGAAGTAAATGGCGATGTGTTATCTGCTGATGACAAGATCATCGCAAATCCAAATTGCTCAACTATTCAAATGGTGGTGGCGTTAAAACCATTGCATGATAAATATAAAATTAAGCGTGTCGTAGTTTCGACTTATCAGTCCGTAACAGGCACCGGAGTAAAAGCCGTTAACCAGTTGATGGACGAGCGCGCAGGTAAAGAAGGCGAAAAGGCTTATCCATATCAGATTGATTTGAATGTCATCCCACATATCGATGTATTCCAGGAAAATGGCTACACCAAAGAGGAAATGAAAATGATCTTGGAAACAAACAAAATCATGCGTGACGATTCAATCAAGGTAACAGCAACAACTGTGCGTATTCCAGTGATGGGCGGGCACTCCGAATCATTGAATATCGAATTTGAAAATGACTTTGATTTAAATGATGTACGTGCTGCATTAGCTGCTCAAAGTGGTTGTATCGTTGTTGATGATCCTGCTACTCTTCAATATCCAATGCCAAAAGATGCACATGGTAGAGATGAGGTTTTTGTAGGACGTATCCGTCGTGATGAATCGCAACCGAATACGTTAAATATGTGGGTAGTAGCAGACAACTTGCGTAAAGGTGCAGCAACAAATGCTGTTCAAGTTGCTGAACTATTGGCAGAAAAAGGATTGATCTAA
- a CDS encoding DUF937 domain-containing protein, whose protein sequence is MNLTDLVTGGVGSKAIEAISKMTGVSESKAKWIVAAAVPLMIAALNYNAKNKGQSENIDKAIDQHSGGGIFDKIGDLLGQGGSDDGNKIVNHMFGQNTEVVTQNIADKAGISSAQVTGVLATLAPIVMSYLGQQKQASSGGGIGDLIGSVLGGGGQQGAGGGMLGGILGSFLGGGQEEPEQETQQASTGGSMTDMLGGLAGSFFDKSNDGQSKGNILDSIAGMFAK, encoded by the coding sequence ATGAACTTAACAGACTTAGTTACAGGAGGAGTTGGCTCGAAAGCAATAGAAGCCATTTCTAAAATGACAGGCGTCAGTGAATCCAAAGCAAAATGGATTGTGGCAGCGGCTGTTCCTTTAATGATTGCAGCATTGAACTACAATGCCAAAAACAAAGGTCAATCGGAAAACATCGACAAAGCGATCGATCAACATAGTGGTGGAGGTATCTTCGATAAGATAGGTGATTTACTTGGTCAGGGCGGATCGGACGACGGAAACAAGATTGTCAACCATATGTTTGGGCAAAATACAGAGGTGGTGACACAGAATATTGCCGATAAAGCTGGTATCAGTTCAGCGCAGGTAACAGGTGTTTTAGCAACTTTAGCGCCTATTGTCATGAGTTATTTAGGGCAACAAAAACAGGCATCCAGTGGCGGTGGTATTGGTGATTTAATTGGATCTGTTTTAGGTGGTGGCGGACAGCAGGGTGCCGGTGGTGGTATGCTAGGAGGGATCCTCGGTTCATTTCTAGGTGGTGGACAGGAAGAGCCTGAACAAGAAACACAACAGGCTTCCACAGGCGGTAGTATGACTGATATGTTGGGCGGTTTGGCCGGTAGCTTCTTTGATAAAAGCAACGATGGTCAATCCAAAGGAAACATCCTTGACTCAATCGCAGGAATGTTTGCGAAATAA
- the def gene encoding peptide deformylase: protein MRKTVIASLFVAFCLYGHAQSNYEQQILAQRKEKALELAKEQFGPLKADQVASLDYFPISPNYKAKAKIEVLFDEPVFRMPTYDGTSNEYKRYAIVTFQLNGAERTLNIYQSVALFQNPAYKKHLFLPFLDQTNGQESYSGGRYIDLSTDDIKGSTIEIDFNKAYNPYCAYSNGYRCPVPPVENNLETKIMAGEKAFHKAKNERPVNLNAGQEFTEADKKIILSGDENTILRVLQTTDEKDLKVLKATSSDVKYNDPLLETLSKRMFATVRDPNHPGVGIAAPQIGINKNLIWVQRFDKPEQPFEFYVNPKILWRSKLKRKGTEGCLSIPNRKEDVLRSYAIRLQYINQEGKVIEENIEGFTAVIFQHETDHLFGILFPDRLEEQEKDSYVPLNDKIDFSILPKTLTP, encoded by the coding sequence ATGAGAAAAACAGTTATTGCCAGCCTTTTTGTTGCATTTTGCCTATATGGTCATGCCCAGAGCAATTATGAGCAACAAATTTTGGCTCAGCGCAAGGAAAAAGCTTTGGAATTGGCCAAAGAGCAATTTGGCCCATTGAAAGCCGATCAAGTGGCATCTTTAGATTACTTTCCTATAAGCCCTAACTATAAGGCTAAAGCTAAGATAGAGGTCTTATTTGATGAACCTGTATTTCGTATGCCAACCTATGACGGTACCAGCAATGAGTACAAACGCTATGCGATTGTGACATTTCAATTGAATGGGGCTGAAAGGACATTAAATATTTACCAAAGTGTGGCCTTATTTCAAAATCCTGCCTACAAAAAACATTTATTTTTACCATTTTTAGATCAGACAAACGGCCAGGAGAGTTATAGTGGTGGACGGTATATCGACCTGTCCACGGATGACATCAAGGGTAGTACCATTGAAATAGATTTTAATAAGGCTTACAATCCTTATTGCGCCTATAGCAACGGTTATCGTTGTCCAGTTCCCCCAGTAGAAAACAATTTAGAAACAAAAATTATGGCAGGAGAAAAAGCCTTTCATAAAGCGAAGAATGAACGGCCGGTCAACCTGAATGCCGGACAGGAATTTACAGAAGCTGACAAGAAGATTATTCTATCAGGTGATGAAAACACAATTCTTCGTGTATTACAAACTACCGATGAAAAAGATCTAAAGGTATTGAAAGCGACAAGCAGTGATGTTAAGTACAATGACCCACTGTTAGAAACACTTTCAAAGCGGATGTTTGCAACCGTTCGGGATCCAAATCATCCAGGGGTAGGAATAGCGGCACCTCAAATTGGGATCAACAAAAACCTGATCTGGGTGCAACGGTTTGACAAGCCAGAACAACCTTTCGAGTTTTATGTAAACCCAAAAATCCTGTGGCGTTCAAAGCTAAAACGGAAGGGTACAGAAGGCTGTCTATCCATCCCAAATCGCAAAGAAGATGTTCTGCGGAGCTATGCGATCCGTTTACAATACATCAATCAGGAGGGAAAAGTTATTGAAGAAAATATTGAAGGATTTACAGCAGTTATTTTCCAACATGAAACAGATCACCTCTTCGGAATATTATTTCCTGACCGTCTGGAAGAGCAGGAAAAAGACAGCTATGTACCACTAAATGATAAGATTGATTTTTCCATCCTGCCAAAGACTTTGACACCATAG
- a CDS encoding glycosyltransferase family 2 protein translates to MSAHPKFSIITVVYNNVRDIEHTITSVVNQTYDNIEYIVIDGESSDGTLAIIQKYQDKIAALLSEKDKGIYDAMNKGLALATGDYVLFLNSGDEIYDLNSIENLAKLSDGADILYGETILIDDNRAFIGERRHKVPASFDWKSFRYGMNICHQAIYIKRSIAEPYDLNYKLCADIDWVIRCAKKANKSVNAHQYVARYLVGGMSKQKHKESLKERFAIFKHYYGTIPNLFNHGIITLKAIWYRINYGKPKD, encoded by the coding sequence ATGTCTGCTCATCCAAAATTTTCAATCATCACTGTCGTTTACAATAATGTGCGGGATATTGAGCATACCATCACATCTGTTGTTAACCAGACTTATGACAATATTGAATATATCGTCATTGACGGGGAATCATCCGATGGCACTTTAGCCATTATTCAAAAATATCAGGATAAAATTGCGGCCTTATTATCTGAAAAAGACAAAGGAATTTACGATGCGATGAACAAAGGCCTTGCTTTGGCTACAGGTGACTATGTTCTCTTTTTGAATTCCGGTGATGAAATATACGATCTCAATAGCATCGAAAACCTAGCGAAGCTCAGTGATGGAGCCGATATCCTCTATGGTGAAACGATACTGATAGATGACAATAGGGCTTTTATTGGTGAACGAAGACATAAGGTACCTGCAAGTTTTGACTGGAAGAGTTTTCGTTATGGCATGAATATCTGTCACCAGGCCATCTACATCAAACGGAGTATTGCAGAACCGTATGATCTCAATTACAAACTATGCGCTGATATAGATTGGGTCATTCGCTGTGCTAAAAAGGCAAATAAATCTGTTAATGCGCATCAATATGTAGCTCGCTATCTCGTGGGCGGGATGTCAAAACAGAAACATAAGGAGTCGCTAAAAGAACGCTTCGCTATCTTCAAACACTATTACGGCACCATTCCCAATTTATTCAATCATGGGATTATCACTTTAAAAGCGATCTGGTACCGCATCAATTACGGAAAACCCAAAGACTAA
- a CDS encoding DeoR/GlpR family DNA-binding transcription regulator codes for MLKEERQAFIIHQINLHNKVLSSDLSVQLNVSEDTIRRDLNELAENGKVLKVYGGALSKSFQFPFQDGNVYAKEAKKEIAKKASSLISNGMTILVGGGTTLIELARTIPDHLQCTFFTISPLVALELAEKPNLEVILVGGKLSRNTNIVSGAQVANELADLKVDLCLLGTNSLSVEDGVTDSDWEVVQIKRAMIKCSKKVAILSIAEKLNSVQKMKVVPLRDISYLITDINPTDVSLKEFANTIAIL; via the coding sequence ATGTTAAAGGAAGAAAGACAAGCATTTATTATACATCAGATCAATCTACATAACAAAGTTTTATCTTCAGATTTAAGTGTCCAACTTAATGTATCCGAAGATACGATCAGACGTGACTTGAACGAGCTTGCAGAAAATGGCAAAGTTTTAAAAGTCTACGGTGGAGCGCTATCCAAATCTTTTCAGTTTCCTTTTCAGGACGGAAATGTTTACGCTAAAGAGGCGAAGAAAGAAATTGCCAAGAAGGCAAGCTCATTGATCTCAAATGGTATGACTATATTGGTCGGCGGGGGAACGACCTTGATTGAACTGGCACGAACAATTCCAGACCACCTTCAATGTACATTCTTCACGATCAGCCCATTAGTTGCACTGGAACTGGCTGAAAAGCCAAATCTTGAAGTGATCTTGGTTGGTGGAAAGCTTTCACGGAATACAAATATTGTATCAGGCGCACAGGTGGCCAATGAATTGGCGGACCTAAAAGTAGATCTTTGCTTGCTGGGTACCAATTCACTCTCTGTAGAAGATGGGGTAACGGATTCAGACTGGGAAGTTGTGCAGATCAAACGTGCAATGATCAAATGCTCTAAAAAGGTTGCTATACTCAGTATTGCGGAAAAACTTAATTCCGTTCAAAAAATGAAAGTGGTACCCCTACGTGATATTTCTTATCTGATTACTGATATCAATCCGACTGATGTTTCCTTAAAAGAATTTGCGAATACAATTGCAATACTTTAA
- a CDS encoding rhodanese-related sulfurtransferase: MTQYQTLLYYCYSPIENAEQFATDHLEFCKSLDLVGRIIVADEGLNGTVSGTTEACQQYMDAIYADGRFNKTEFKIDNVEEPSFIKMHCRYKAEIVHSGLRDPKEIDPNRQTGVHLEPKDFLAMKDQEDVVVLDVRSNYEHNVGHFKNAVTLDIDNFREFPEKIKELEQYRGKKILTYCTGGIKCEKASALLLKEGFEDVYQLHGGIIKYGKEAGGEDFEGQCYVFDNRVTVDVNSVNPSVVSTCFNCGKQTTKMINCANPVCNEHFTQCDECGQEMDGCCSAACKESPNKREYDGTGYYVKVPQPVNVDKISKRKHKNFPPKVTVED, translated from the coding sequence ATGACACAATATCAAACATTGCTGTACTATTGTTACAGCCCTATCGAAAACGCAGAACAGTTTGCTACTGATCACCTTGAATTTTGTAAATCACTTGACTTAGTAGGGCGTATTATCGTCGCTGATGAAGGCTTGAATGGCACCGTTTCGGGTACTACTGAGGCTTGTCAGCAATATATGGATGCAATTTATGCGGATGGTCGTTTTAACAAAACAGAATTTAAAATCGATAACGTTGAAGAACCTTCTTTCATCAAAATGCACTGTCGCTATAAAGCTGAAATCGTACACTCTGGTCTGAGAGACCCTAAAGAAATCGATCCAAACCGCCAAACAGGTGTGCATTTGGAGCCAAAAGATTTCTTGGCGATGAAAGACCAGGAAGATGTGGTTGTATTGGATGTACGTTCAAACTACGAACATAATGTAGGTCACTTTAAAAATGCGGTGACTTTGGACATTGACAACTTCCGCGAGTTTCCAGAAAAAATCAAAGAGCTTGAACAATATAGAGGAAAAAAAATATTAACCTACTGTACAGGCGGGATCAAATGTGAAAAAGCTTCTGCCCTATTGTTAAAAGAGGGGTTTGAGGACGTCTACCAATTGCATGGTGGAATCATTAAATATGGCAAAGAAGCAGGTGGTGAAGATTTCGAAGGACAATGTTATGTCTTTGACAATCGTGTCACAGTAGACGTTAACTCGGTCAATCCATCTGTCGTATCAACCTGTTTCAATTGTGGCAAACAGACAACCAAGATGATCAATTGCGCTAATCCTGTGTGTAATGAACATTTCACACAATGCGATGAGTGTGGTCAGGAAATGGATGGTTGTTGTTCGGCAGCATGTAAGGAAAGTCCGAATAAACGGGAGTATGATGGCACAGGATATTATGTGAAGGTACCTCAACCAGTCAACGTAGACAAAATCAGCAAGAGAAAACATAAGAACTTTCCACCGAAAGTAACGGTAGAAGATTAA
- a CDS encoding lipopolysaccharide biosynthesis protein, which produces MSSQTENDSLKSKTTKGLLWGGMASIIQQFLGFGFGILLNRKLTAEDYGLVAMITIFSVLASAFQESGFVYGIVNKKEVQHKDYNAVFWTSVGIGTFIYIVLFFSAPLIALYYNQPVLVELSRFTFLSFWLGSFGIAHNAYLFRNLKIKERVITGTLALILSNTIGIYLAYKGYAYWAFAVQIVSYSGFNMLGFWYFSKFKPSFTFDFSPIRDILGFSSKILVTNIFININKNIYAAILGKHYTTEELGYTVQPNKWSQMAQSILTNMVNNVTQPILREIEDDKDRQVRVFRKLISFTAFLAFPMLFGLTTVAQDFITITITEKWQQSAIFLQIFCIGAAFDSVSNVFSSLIISKGKSQIYMRNIVVFGLLQIAILVFGKSLGIEMLIALTSGLNALWIFVWYASAKPYMTYSFSYLIQDVFSYAVLAGISCLAAHYATASIANLYLRFASTVAVAVCAYIIVNRIFKPSILLELFSYFITVIRKK; this is translated from the coding sequence ATGTCATCGCAAACGGAAAATGACTCTTTAAAATCAAAAACAACAAAAGGACTGCTGTGGGGTGGCATGGCCAGCATTATTCAGCAGTTTTTGGGCTTCGGCTTCGGTATTCTACTAAATCGTAAACTAACAGCAGAAGATTACGGTTTAGTAGCCATGATTACCATATTCTCTGTTCTTGCCTCAGCATTTCAAGAGAGCGGATTTGTGTATGGGATTGTCAATAAAAAAGAAGTTCAGCATAAAGACTACAATGCTGTATTCTGGACAAGCGTCGGAATAGGTACATTTATTTATATTGTATTATTCTTTTCAGCTCCGCTGATTGCCCTTTACTACAATCAACCTGTACTTGTTGAACTCAGTCGATTTACCTTTCTGTCCTTCTGGTTAGGAAGTTTCGGGATTGCACATAACGCCTACCTTTTCCGTAATTTAAAGATCAAGGAAAGAGTGATCACCGGGACTTTGGCTCTTATCTTATCAAATACAATTGGTATATATTTAGCCTATAAAGGTTATGCCTATTGGGCATTTGCCGTTCAAATCGTTTCTTATAGCGGTTTTAATATGCTTGGCTTTTGGTATTTCTCCAAATTCAAACCCTCATTTACCTTTGATTTCAGTCCTATCCGCGATATTCTAGGGTTTAGCAGTAAAATACTGGTTACCAATATTTTTATCAATATCAATAAAAACATATATGCTGCAATTTTGGGAAAACATTATACAACCGAAGAACTAGGATATACTGTTCAACCAAATAAATGGAGCCAAATGGCTCAGTCTATTTTAACCAATATGGTTAATAACGTCACACAACCTATCCTACGTGAGATAGAAGACGATAAGGACAGGCAGGTTCGTGTATTCCGCAAGCTCATCTCCTTTACGGCTTTTTTGGCTTTTCCAATGTTATTTGGTTTAACCACAGTGGCACAAGACTTCATTACGATTACGATAACCGAAAAATGGCAACAAAGTGCTATCTTTCTTCAAATTTTCTGTATTGGCGCGGCTTTCGATTCTGTAAGCAATGTCTTCTCCAGCTTGATTATCAGCAAGGGCAAATCTCAGATCTATATGCGAAATATCGTCGTTTTTGGTTTACTTCAAATAGCTATTTTAGTCTTTGGCAAATCGCTTGGCATTGAAATGCTCATCGCTTTAACCTCCGGATTAAATGCCCTATGGATATTTGTCTGGTACGCTTCGGCCAAACCCTATATGACCTATTCATTCAGCTATCTGATTCAGGATGTTTTTTCGTATGCTGTATTAGCAGGTATCAGCTGTTTAGCAGCACACTACGCCACTGCATCTATTGCCAACCTCTACCTTCGGTTTGCTAGTACTGTTGCTGTCGCTGTATGTGCATATATTATCGTCAATAGAATTTTTAAGCCAAGCATTCTGCTTGAGTTATTCAGCTATTTCATCACAGTTATCCGAAAAAAATAG
- a CDS encoding glycosyltransferase — MNSLAPVLLFVYNRPAHTLKTLASLEKNKYADQTILYIYSDAAKDERAIEAVEEVRRIIKKPWYFKQIKIVERNKNWGLAANVIDGVTKVVHEHGQIIVLEDDLETSEFALDYFNKALERYKEDEQVMQISGYGYPVKNLNELPETFFFRVANSWGWATWDRAWQHFNPNIDELVSDFSEEQIHQFSIEGKENFWKQVQELRTGKINSWAIRWYASVFKKNGLVLYPRNSMTQNIGNDGSGTHTAAESTYQVTLADHPVHSFPTEIAENVQGYEAIKYFYAHRKGSLFNRGIRFLKKKINKFNK; from the coding sequence ATGAACAGTCTTGCTCCAGTTCTACTCTTTGTGTATAATCGTCCAGCGCATACGCTAAAGACACTTGCATCACTTGAGAAAAACAAGTATGCCGACCAGACCATTCTCTATATTTATTCGGATGCGGCAAAAGATGAGCGCGCGATTGAGGCTGTAGAAGAGGTACGTAGGATTATAAAAAAGCCATGGTATTTTAAACAGATCAAAATTGTCGAACGGAACAAAAATTGGGGCCTAGCGGCAAATGTCATCGACGGTGTTACCAAAGTCGTGCATGAACATGGGCAGATTATAGTCTTAGAAGATGATCTTGAAACATCGGAATTTGCCCTCGATTACTTTAATAAAGCACTAGAACGCTATAAAGAGGACGAACAGGTGATGCAGATCAGTGGCTACGGATACCCGGTAAAAAACCTGAATGAGCTTCCTGAAACGTTTTTCTTTCGGGTCGCCAATAGCTGGGGTTGGGCAACATGGGATCGTGCATGGCAACATTTCAACCCAAACATCGATGAGCTTGTTTCCGATTTTTCGGAGGAACAGATTCATCAGTTCAGTATTGAAGGAAAAGAGAACTTTTGGAAGCAGGTACAGGAGCTCCGCACTGGAAAGATCAACTCCTGGGCAATACGTTGGTACGCTTCGGTATTCAAAAAAAATGGACTAGTTTTGTATCCGAGGAATTCGATGACACAGAATATCGGTAACGATGGTTCGGGCACTCATACAGCTGCGGAATCAACCTATCAGGTCACTTTAGCAGATCATCCTGTACATTCTTTCCCTACCGAAATAGCGGAGAATGTACAAGGGTATGAAGCTATCAAATATTTCTACGCACATCGGAAAGGTTCTTTATTCAATCGGGGCATCCGATTCCTCAAGAAAAAAATTAACAAATTCAATAAATAG
- a CDS encoding NAD-dependent epimerase/dehydratase family protein, translating to MKESIIIIGANGQIGTELAIALRKKFGAENVVTTDIREPQTKSPDENFEIANVLDKNGLDILFQKYKPTQVYLLAAMLSATGEKYPEKAWELNMNGLLNVLDLAVTYKVSRIFWPSSIAVFGPHSPKVNTEQYCVMDPNTIYGISKLAGERLIEWYQEHRGLDIRSVRYPGIISWKTEPGGGTTDYAVDIFYEALKTGTYECFLSENTALPMLYMEDAIRGTLELMDAPQESLSIRHAYNLGGITFTPKELAQEIKKILPNFAISYVENDPRQQIADSWPASLDDSYASKDWNWKPEFDIQKMTVDMIENLKNKI from the coding sequence ATGAAAGAAAGCATTATTATCATTGGTGCAAACGGCCAAATCGGTACTGAATTGGCAATCGCTCTGCGTAAAAAATTTGGTGCAGAAAATGTTGTCACCACAGACATCAGAGAACCACAAACAAAAAGCCCCGACGAGAATTTTGAAATTGCAAATGTGCTTGACAAAAATGGTCTCGACATATTGTTTCAAAAATATAAACCTACTCAAGTATATTTATTGGCAGCCATGCTTTCAGCAACAGGAGAGAAATATCCTGAAAAAGCCTGGGAGCTTAATATGAATGGATTACTCAACGTGCTTGATCTAGCTGTTACGTATAAAGTTTCAAGAATATTCTGGCCAAGTTCCATTGCTGTCTTCGGTCCGCACTCACCAAAAGTAAATACGGAACAATACTGTGTTATGGATCCGAATACGATCTATGGAATCAGCAAGCTTGCAGGTGAGCGTCTTATCGAATGGTATCAGGAGCACCGCGGATTGGATATCCGTAGCGTAAGATATCCAGGTATTATCTCGTGGAAGACTGAACCGGGAGGTGGAACGACAGATTATGCTGTTGATATATTTTATGAGGCGCTGAAAACAGGTACTTACGAATGTTTCTTATCCGAGAATACAGCATTACCGATGTTATATATGGAAGATGCCATCCGCGGCACACTTGAGCTGATGGACGCACCACAGGAAAGTCTGAGCATCCGCCACGCCTATAATCTTGGTGGTATTACTTTTACTCCAAAAGAACTCGCACAAGAAATTAAAAAAATTCTTCCTAATTTTGCAATCTCTTACGTAGAGAATGACCCAAGACAGCAGATTGCCGATTCATGGCCTGCAAGTCTGGATGATTCATACGCAAGCAAAGACTGGAACTGGAAGCCAGAATTTGACATCCAGAAGATGACAGTCGATATGATTGAGAATCTTAAAAACAAAATATAA
- a CDS encoding glycosyltransferase family 2 protein, with protein MAKILTIIVSYNFEPWIHKCLPSLLASSHQTDILVIDNNSRDHTTRIIKETYPAVRLIESSENLGFGKANNMGLAIALEEDYDYTFLVNQDAWIDQNCIANLIKVNTINIGIVSPIHYDGTEEKLDHGFSVYTKHTQLENSYRTCSFVNAAFWLIPKAVIKKVGGFSPIFFHYGEDKDYANRIHYYGLNFVLAEDAKAYHDRQQRQVDRKAFLKSEFVYHLTEYCNINYTFTKAFSMAILASVKKMLSSLGKGRIFETRSYFNIAFRLLGKTIEVRDTRQANKKAFNKIF; from the coding sequence ATGGCCAAGATTCTCACCATAATCGTTTCTTATAATTTTGAACCTTGGATTCACAAATGTTTGCCCAGTTTATTGGCATCAAGCCATCAAACGGATATCCTTGTTATAGATAATAACTCAAGGGATCATACTACCCGTATCATCAAAGAAACTTATCCTGCTGTCAGACTGATAGAAAGCTCCGAAAACCTCGGTTTTGGAAAGGCTAACAACATGGGGTTGGCCATCGCCCTAGAAGAAGATTATGACTACACCTTTTTGGTCAATCAAGACGCTTGGATAGATCAGAACTGCATCGCCAACCTGATCAAGGTAAATACCATAAACATTGGAATTGTTTCCCCTATCCACTACGATGGCACGGAGGAAAAACTCGACCATGGGTTCTCAGTTTATACGAAGCATACGCAGCTCGAAAATTCGTATCGAACCTGCTCATTCGTCAATGCTGCTTTTTGGTTGATACCAAAAGCGGTCATCAAAAAAGTCGGCGGTTTTTCTCCAATTTTCTTCCATTATGGAGAAGATAAAGATTATGCCAACCGCATCCATTATTACGGATTGAACTTTGTATTGGCCGAAGATGCCAAGGCTTATCACGACAGACAGCAGCGCCAAGTAGATCGCAAAGCTTTTCTAAAGAGTGAATTTGTCTATCATCTGACCGAATATTGCAATATCAATTATACGTTTACAAAGGCTTTCTCAATGGCTATACTAGCGAGCGTAAAGAAAATGCTATCTTCTTTAGGTAAAGGTCGTATTTTTGAAACAAGAAGTTACTTCAATATTGCTTTTAGACTATTGGGTAAGACCATAGAAGTCCGTGATACCCGCCAGGCTAATAAAAAAGCTTTTAACAAAATTTTTTGA
- a CDS encoding YebC/PmpR family DNA-binding transcriptional regulator, whose product MGRAFEFRKERKFKRWAKMAVQFTRLGKEIAMAVKESGPHPETNSRLRTAIHNAKAVNMPKDRIEAAIKRASEKDSKGYEEYVYEGYGPHGVPVLIETATDNTNRTVGNIRSYFTKAGGSLGKTGSLDFIFNRKSIFRFAATDELDLEELELELIDGGLEELYVEADEEGNDVAVVQTSFEDFGNMQKLLEEKGIEVSSAKLERIALSHSDITEEQAADVLKMIDKIEEDDDVQAVYHNMA is encoded by the coding sequence ATGGGAAGAGCTTTCGAATTCAGAAAAGAGCGGAAATTCAAACGCTGGGCTAAGATGGCCGTGCAATTTACACGTTTAGGTAAAGAGATCGCTATGGCGGTTAAAGAAAGCGGCCCTCACCCTGAAACCAACTCGAGACTTCGCACAGCAATACATAATGCTAAGGCTGTAAATATGCCTAAAGATCGTATTGAAGCGGCTATAAAACGTGCTTCAGAGAAAGATTCAAAAGGCTACGAAGAATATGTATATGAGGGTTATGGCCCACATGGTGTTCCGGTTTTGATCGAAACAGCGACAGATAATACCAACCGTACTGTAGGAAATATCCGCAGCTATTTTACCAAAGCCGGAGGTTCATTGGGAAAAACAGGATCCTTGGATTTTATTTTCAATCGCAAGTCCATTTTCCGTTTTGCAGCTACAGACGAATTGGATCTTGAAGAGTTGGAACTGGAGCTTATCGATGGTGGTTTGGAAGAATTATACGTTGAAGCTGATGAAGAAGGCAATGATGTTGCTGTAGTTCAGACTTCTTTTGAAGATTTCGGTAATATGCAAAAATTGCTAGAAGAGAAAGGTATTGAAGTAAGCTCAGCAAAATTGGAGCGTATTGCTCTATCACACTCTGATATTACTGAAGAACAAGCAGCAGATGTGTTAAAGATGATCGATAAAATCGAAGAGGATGACGATGTTCAGGCGGTATACCATAATATGGCATAA
- a CDS encoding DUF3820 family protein, whose translation MLNPEILTELVTVKMPFGKYQGYTLCNLPEPYLVWYNQKGFPKGKLGQQLATLYEIKLNGLEYLLEPLKKR comes from the coding sequence ATGCTAAATCCTGAAATCCTCACTGAACTTGTAACAGTTAAAATGCCTTTCGGCAAATATCAAGGCTACACGTTATGCAATCTTCCGGAGCCTTATTTGGTCTGGTACAATCAAAAAGGGTTCCCTAAAGGCAAATTAGGTCAGCAACTGGCCACACTTTATGAGATCAAACTAAACGGCTTGGAGTATCTTCTGGAACCTTTGAAGAAAAGGTGA